In the genome of Coraliomargarita algicola, one region contains:
- the pabB gene encoding aminodeoxychorismate synthase component I, with translation MKVLEIQNPPSVEALVECFGRQPLSFVLDSAQSNDGLGAWSFFGAHPFQTVTGDLDDLRQAMQAYPLESHPEIPFTGGAVGYLSYDYGRRLERVPCLAQDDRSIPDMSFALYDGVAALNHQSGVLYLIGHDVHMAADAVIERLRSIVGARLVTPASESACVTSESLPFCQTAAGVTSEAPTTGASAAMPACRGAWQWNFSKADFCTAVQRVRDYIASGDVYQVNLSQRARCTFEGDSIALYQALRRGNPAPYGAYLDLGDWQLISTSPEQFLQKRGRALETRPIKGTRPRGASAAEDLQQAAALRASEKDRAELLMIVDLERNDLGRIAEFGSVQVEGLYQLEHYARVIHQTARVKARLREGKDVYDALAALFPGGSITGAPKVRAMEIIEALEPTRRGAYCGSIGYIGFDGDAEFNIAIRSLHLKAGQLDYQVGGGIVWDSQPEAEYQETLDKARAIREAIDQLCQTSS, from the coding sequence ATGAAAGTCCTCGAAATCCAGAATCCACCCTCGGTGGAAGCGCTCGTGGAGTGCTTCGGACGGCAGCCGCTGTCCTTTGTCTTGGATAGTGCGCAGTCCAATGATGGCTTGGGGGCCTGGAGTTTTTTTGGCGCGCATCCCTTTCAGACGGTTACTGGAGATCTGGACGATCTGCGCCAGGCGATGCAGGCCTATCCATTGGAATCGCATCCAGAGATTCCATTCACCGGGGGAGCGGTCGGTTACCTGAGTTACGACTATGGCCGGCGCTTAGAGCGTGTGCCCTGCCTCGCACAAGATGATCGCTCGATTCCTGATATGTCCTTTGCCCTCTACGATGGTGTGGCGGCACTCAATCACCAGAGCGGAGTGCTGTATTTGATCGGGCATGATGTTCACATGGCTGCGGACGCGGTGATCGAGCGCCTGCGGTCAATCGTAGGGGCGCGACTTGTCACGCCCGCATCAGAGTCAGCTTGCGTCACCTCCGAGTCGCTTCCGTTTTGCCAAACTGCGGCGGGCGTCACAAGTGAAGCCCCTACCACGGGCGCCTCGGCGGCCATGCCTGCCTGCCGCGGCGCTTGGCAATGGAACTTTTCAAAGGCCGATTTCTGCACTGCGGTGCAGCGTGTGCGTGACTATATTGCCAGTGGCGACGTGTATCAGGTGAATCTCTCCCAGCGCGCCCGTTGCACCTTCGAGGGTGACAGCATTGCACTGTATCAAGCGCTCCGTCGTGGCAATCCTGCTCCTTACGGGGCCTATCTGGACCTAGGCGACTGGCAGCTCATTTCCACTTCGCCGGAGCAGTTTTTGCAAAAGCGCGGTCGTGCCTTGGAGACGCGGCCGATTAAGGGCACTCGCCCGCGTGGTGCGAGCGCAGCAGAGGACTTGCAGCAAGCGGCCGCTCTGCGTGCTTCGGAAAAGGACCGCGCAGAGTTGTTGATGATCGTCGATCTCGAGCGTAATGACCTGGGGCGTATCGCGGAATTTGGCTCGGTGCAGGTCGAGGGATTGTATCAGTTGGAGCATTATGCGCGTGTCATTCACCAGACTGCGCGCGTCAAGGCCAGGCTCAGAGAGGGCAAGGATGTCTACGATGCCTTGGCGGCGCTTTTCCCCGGCGGCTCTATCACCGGCGCGCCCAAAGTGCGTGCGATGGAGATTATCGAAGCGCTCGAGCCCACTCGACGCGGCGCCTATTGTGGCTCCATCGGATACATCGGCTTCGATGGCGATGCCGAGTTTAATATCGCCATTCGCAGTTTGCACCTGAAAGCGGGGCAACTTGATTATCAAGTGGGCGGTGGGATTGTCTGGGACTCACAGCCAGAGGCCGAATACCAAGAAACCTTAGATAAAGCCCGCGCGATTCGCGAAGCGATTGATCAGTTATGTCAGACATCGTCATAA
- a CDS encoding DUF4194 domain-containing protein, whose translation MNPSVITIRHVIVQLVRGPLYQEETESWARLLRDRHQVESHFHLMGLDLVVDEDAGYAFLRNEDTSEEEEEPSESHEGEAPLPRLMRRTPLSFLPTVLLTELRERLLRHDQSTDGTDYLYLEFRDILEFMRPYCGETGNEQKIEKKVKAAVARLAELSALRQVPNRSEVIYRVEPILRAKLPVDQIEAIRNRLKAHLGQEDVAEDATEDADEGEIEATEEDAEV comes from the coding sequence ATGAATCCGTCCGTCATCACAATTCGTCACGTCATCGTTCAACTGGTGCGTGGACCACTCTATCAGGAAGAGACAGAGTCCTGGGCTCGTTTGTTGCGCGACCGCCATCAGGTCGAATCACATTTCCATCTGATGGGCCTGGACCTCGTCGTGGATGAGGACGCGGGCTACGCCTTTCTGCGCAATGAAGATACGAGCGAAGAAGAGGAAGAGCCGTCCGAGAGTCACGAGGGCGAAGCGCCGCTGCCACGATTGATGCGTCGCACGCCGCTGTCTTTTCTGCCGACGGTGCTGTTGACGGAGCTGCGCGAGCGCTTGCTGCGGCATGATCAATCCACCGATGGCACCGATTATCTCTACCTGGAATTTCGCGATATTCTGGAGTTTATGCGCCCCTATTGTGGCGAGACCGGTAACGAGCAAAAGATCGAGAAAAAGGTCAAAGCCGCCGTGGCACGCTTGGCGGAATTGTCCGCCCTGCGTCAAGTGCCCAACCGTAGCGAGGTGATCTATCGCGTCGAGCCGATCCTGCGGGCCAAGCTGCCTGTCGACCAGATCGAGGCGATTCGCAATCGTTTGAAAGCACACTTGGGCCAAGAGGATGTCGCCGAGGATGCGACGGAGGATGCCGACGAAGGCGAGATTGAAGCAACAGAGGAGGACGCAGAGGTATGA
- a CDS encoding ATP-binding protein produces the protein MNHEPQATLEFAPDRSTAGFRLHQFSVLNWGTFHGRVHSFAPDGRTSLLSGGNGAGKSTLADAVLTILIDSRKRNYNQASAGGGERKQKKERNEKDYVLGTYSEEHDQERGYGRPKQLRKAGQSVTVLLAYFYNETYQQHVTLAQVLWLTPAKKLERAYVVAKKKLTIEDDFKDLGSPSEVRQKLKERALEPLDTFTLYSQRFHEALCLSAEKNPMDIFNQAVCIKDISNLTNFIREYMLDDGGAPKKLEELRNNFEELRRTYERIEREKKRLDRLNEIHRLNNTVQIQEDQVDHWTACIEAAPLFFAETELKFRTADAEEIERELVKARAEEMSEGLKVEAQQERIQQLTIAIESSETGRRLQQIKAELAQLQQQIKPRQARYKQFIARAEKWRTGTVCQAEADFVELLAEAQKDAERLGKRSKALGKQLDQLRAELEQLTLQQEQISAEVRSLQEREGNIDDKLTRMRDGIAKALKVSPKELPFVGELVQIKESEAIWTGAIERLVHSFALCVLVPGRLRKQMDDYVHRTNLRGLLVYHVVEGEARSTNPQVESGSVATKLEIHADAGEFDRWLAAELSYRYDHLCCEAPDELFNRAKTAITVGGLIKQRGSERRKDDRHDINDRSRDVLGWDNSTKIKALQARHAEQEVTRSELVENLRKLTNEKDGIDTALQAAKSLPDIASDWDAVDYFSPVLTQDELKVERQQLESSSDEQSSLQAQLEEAKAAKARASENSKNARERLGAWKARQEQNESGMQDCQTIIDLANENPEQMQVMQERLPAVKKLLEIPPTSVAALQTAKSQINSELDRKRSEANRKRNDAGNAAKLEIQRFLDDVKNEEPKLHDELYTDGLAVPGYSESLFAPFEKLRIRIEEEDLPKNQQRFNRLLQTNLIEDVSSFDGLLSQHAETIKNRIADLNLHLKEVDFDRNKHTYIQLVPERTDDDKQKRFRALRQYALENIVQEENTDEERSERFNRVRHLLDELSKDEKWTQQVVDVRNWFNFRADEFYRETDESFQCYSGASGKSGGEKNRLASTILATAIAYQYGISLNNDHQTETFRLVVVDEMFSKTDDEFSTYLLELFKQFSLQLIIVQPLDSKVHLVQKYVERYHIVTRPNVHSEIHNLDVYEYKQLMDEVADS, from the coding sequence ATGAATCACGAACCACAAGCTACGCTAGAATTTGCACCCGATCGTTCCACGGCCGGATTTCGCTTACATCAATTTTCAGTTCTGAACTGGGGCACCTTTCATGGGCGCGTGCACAGTTTTGCGCCCGACGGCCGCACCAGTCTGTTGAGCGGTGGTAATGGTGCCGGTAAATCGACTTTGGCCGATGCGGTGCTCACCATCCTGATCGATAGCCGCAAGCGAAACTATAATCAGGCCTCGGCCGGCGGCGGTGAGCGTAAGCAAAAGAAAGAGCGTAACGAAAAGGACTATGTGCTCGGCACGTATTCCGAAGAGCACGATCAGGAGCGAGGCTACGGGCGTCCCAAGCAGCTGCGTAAAGCGGGGCAATCGGTCACTGTTCTGTTGGCTTATTTTTACAACGAAACTTATCAACAACATGTGACCTTGGCACAGGTGCTGTGGCTCACGCCGGCCAAGAAATTGGAGCGCGCCTATGTGGTGGCGAAGAAGAAACTGACCATCGAGGACGATTTCAAAGATCTGGGCAGTCCATCCGAGGTGCGGCAAAAACTGAAGGAGCGGGCACTGGAGCCCTTGGACACCTTTACGCTCTACTCGCAGCGCTTTCATGAGGCGCTTTGTCTGTCGGCGGAAAAGAATCCGATGGATATTTTCAATCAGGCGGTGTGCATCAAGGACATTAGTAACCTGACTAATTTCATTCGTGAATACATGCTGGACGACGGCGGCGCGCCCAAAAAACTGGAAGAGTTGCGCAATAACTTTGAGGAACTGCGCCGCACCTACGAGCGTATCGAGCGTGAGAAAAAACGTCTCGACCGGCTCAATGAAATTCACCGTCTCAATAACACCGTGCAGATCCAGGAGGATCAGGTCGACCATTGGACTGCTTGCATCGAGGCAGCGCCGTTGTTTTTCGCAGAGACCGAGTTGAAGTTTAGAACTGCGGATGCAGAAGAAATCGAACGCGAGTTGGTCAAAGCGCGGGCCGAGGAAATGTCCGAAGGTTTAAAAGTGGAGGCACAACAAGAACGCATCCAGCAGCTGACCATCGCGATTGAGTCCAGTGAGACCGGGCGTCGCCTACAGCAGATCAAGGCAGAGCTGGCGCAGTTGCAGCAACAGATTAAGCCACGCCAAGCGCGTTATAAACAGTTTATCGCGCGCGCCGAAAAGTGGCGCACGGGCACTGTCTGCCAAGCGGAAGCGGACTTTGTTGAGCTCTTGGCCGAAGCTCAGAAAGATGCCGAACGATTGGGTAAACGCTCTAAGGCCTTAGGGAAACAGCTGGATCAACTGCGGGCAGAATTGGAGCAGCTCACTTTGCAACAAGAGCAGATCAGTGCAGAGGTTCGCAGCCTACAAGAGCGGGAGGGCAATATCGACGACAAGCTTACTCGCATGCGCGACGGCATCGCCAAGGCCTTGAAAGTTAGCCCGAAGGAACTGCCCTTCGTCGGTGAGCTGGTGCAAATCAAAGAAAGCGAAGCCATCTGGACGGGTGCGATCGAACGACTGGTGCATAGCTTTGCACTCTGCGTGCTGGTGCCAGGGCGATTGCGCAAACAGATGGACGACTATGTGCACCGCACCAATCTGCGCGGGCTGTTGGTGTATCATGTGGTGGAGGGCGAAGCGCGCTCTACCAACCCGCAAGTAGAATCGGGCTCTGTGGCTACCAAGCTGGAGATTCATGCCGATGCGGGGGAGTTTGATCGTTGGCTGGCTGCCGAGCTTAGTTATCGTTATGATCATCTGTGCTGTGAGGCGCCGGACGAGTTGTTCAATCGCGCCAAGACGGCCATCACGGTTGGCGGCCTAATCAAGCAACGCGGCTCCGAGCGACGCAAGGACGACCGTCACGATATCAATGACCGCAGCCGCGATGTTTTGGGCTGGGATAATTCGACCAAGATCAAAGCGTTGCAAGCGCGCCATGCCGAGCAAGAGGTGACGCGCAGCGAACTCGTGGAGAATTTGCGTAAGCTGACTAACGAGAAAGATGGCATCGATACCGCCTTGCAGGCCGCGAAATCCTTGCCCGACATTGCCAGCGATTGGGATGCCGTGGATTACTTTAGCCCCGTGTTGACTCAGGATGAGCTCAAGGTCGAGCGCCAGCAGCTCGAATCCAGTTCAGACGAACAGAGTAGTTTACAGGCGCAACTCGAGGAGGCCAAGGCCGCCAAAGCACGCGCGAGCGAGAATAGCAAAAATGCGCGCGAACGCTTGGGGGCGTGGAAGGCGCGTCAGGAGCAAAACGAGAGCGGCATGCAGGACTGCCAGACGATTATTGATTTGGCCAACGAGAACCCCGAGCAAATGCAAGTCATGCAGGAGCGCTTGCCCGCGGTGAAAAAGCTACTCGAGATTCCGCCCACCAGTGTCGCGGCATTACAAACTGCAAAGTCGCAAATCAACAGCGAGCTGGATCGCAAGCGCAGTGAAGCCAACCGCAAACGCAATGATGCTGGCAACGCCGCCAAGTTAGAGATTCAGCGCTTCCTCGACGATGTCAAAAACGAGGAGCCCAAACTGCATGATGAACTTTATACCGATGGCCTCGCGGTTCCGGGATATAGTGAGTCCTTGTTCGCGCCCTTTGAAAAGCTGCGCATTCGCATCGAGGAGGAAGACCTGCCTAAAAATCAGCAACGTTTTAATCGCTTGCTACAGACCAATTTGATCGAAGACGTTTCGAGCTTTGATGGGCTGCTGAGTCAGCATGCGGAAACCATTAAGAACCGCATCGCCGATTTGAACTTACATTTGAAAGAAGTCGATTTCGACCGCAATAAACACACCTATATTCAGCTCGTTCCCGAGCGCACCGACGATGATAAACAGAAACGCTTTCGTGCGCTGCGTCAGTATGCTTTGGAAAATATCGTGCAGGAAGAGAACACCGACGAAGAGCGCTCCGAGCGCTTCAACCGCGTGCGTCACTTGCTGGACGAACTGAGCAAAGATGAGAAATGGACGCAGCAGGTTGTCGATGTTCGCAACTGGTTCAACTTCCGAGCCGACGAATTTTACCGTGAGACCGATGAAAGCTTCCAGTGTTATTCTGGTGCTTCCGGGAAGTCTGGCGGTGAAAAGAATCGACTCGCTTCCACCATTCTCGCCACCGCGATTGCTTATCAATATGGCATCTCGCTGAACAACGATCACCAGACCGAAACCTTCCGCTTGGTCGTGGTGGACGAAATGTTTAGTAAGACCGACGATGAGTTTTCGACTTATTTACTAGAGCTGTTTAAGCAGTTTAGCCTGCAACTGATCATCGTGCAGCCCTTGGACTCCAAGGTCCACCTGGTGCAGAAATATGTCGAACGCTATCATATTGTAACCCGGCCCAACGTGCATTCGGAAATTCATAATCTGGATGTTTATGAATATAAACAACTGATGGACGAAGTTGCGGACTCATGA
- a CDS encoding AURKAIP1/COX24 domain-containing protein, which translates to MGNLKKKRRLKMNNHKRRKRLKSNRHKKRTW; encoded by the coding sequence ATGGGTAACCTCAAGAAAAAACGCCGTCTCAAGATGAACAACCACAAACGCCGCAAGCGTTTGAAGTCCAATCGCCACAAGAAGCGCACTTGGTAG
- a CDS encoding aminotransferase class IV — translation MSDIVIISPTECVMLAPTDAGFAHGFGLFETMRYDAGRLYFWQDHWARLTRSARHFTLDLPAEAAVLRALRQLVTSAAMQSGILKLSLLKHAEGSCLYVYARPPLPAPDRRCLWLDTDCPIGRRSLLAGHKTHNYMEAMCLLQRAREQGFYDALRLDDAGMLAETTTANLFFVRDGCLYTPALDTGILPGVTRAALLRATELGIVEGRFTPDDLFEAEAVFVTNATHGVQIVEGIDGFSGDRRLDLTGASQACQAIESVLVRAQAERAYQLI, via the coding sequence ATGTCAGACATCGTCATAATATCCCCCACTGAGTGCGTGATGCTCGCGCCGACGGATGCCGGTTTTGCGCACGGCTTCGGGCTCTTTGAAACCATGCGCTATGACGCGGGCCGCCTTTATTTTTGGCAGGATCACTGGGCCCGACTGACACGTTCTGCGCGGCACTTTACGCTCGATTTGCCCGCGGAAGCGGCAGTGCTGCGTGCTTTGCGTCAATTGGTCACGTCCGCGGCGATGCAATCTGGCATTTTGAAACTGTCCCTACTCAAGCATGCGGAGGGCAGCTGTCTCTATGTGTATGCCCGCCCACCGTTGCCGGCACCCGATCGCCGCTGCTTGTGGCTTGATACGGATTGTCCAATTGGCCGCCGTTCCTTGCTGGCTGGACATAAAACCCACAATTACATGGAGGCCATGTGCCTGCTGCAGCGCGCACGTGAGCAAGGTTTTTACGATGCCCTACGTCTCGATGACGCAGGCATGCTCGCGGAAACCACCACCGCTAACCTCTTTTTTGTCAGAGACGGTTGCCTATATACTCCTGCGCTCGATACCGGTATCCTGCCGGGGGTGACGCGTGCCGCGTTGTTGCGCGCCACTGAGTTAGGCATCGTCGAGGGACGATTCACTCCCGATGATTTGTTCGAGGCTGAGGCGGTCTTCGTGACTAATGCGACTCATGGCGTGCAAATCGTCGAGGGCATCGATGGTTTTAGTGGGGATCGCCGCCTTGATTTGACTGGCGCTTCGCAGGCTTGTCAGGCGATAGAGTCAGTGCTGGTACGGGCTCAGGCCGAACGGGCCTATCAACTCATTTGA
- a CDS encoding DUF3375 family protein — translation MSSIFDPYFAKSPTLKLLRSPSACFVLGFFFVSFKENGLTQIPEEDLEALLDRHLQEARAAEPDAMPRDAKYYLTQWCEESHRLLQKRFVEAQNSYVYQLTQFSEKALAWVEDLRRGDRRGYTTSDSRFTRIVSELRRIERETNANPEARRKELLKQRDEIDAELQQIRETGKVDTLDPAAVKDALHDLETDIDEFLSDFRSIEETFREQARDIQNLYLEQQLSKGDLVAHVLDADEALRNRDQGRSYFGFRESITSVENREELLALAKRAAELAQTHELDAHVFQQLPKRLYDEVSSVAGIYRRISGQLRRVVEEQTSQQTRYLMELLAEVRSLANACGDLPADEALHHWEEPVRFNNFMEVGTWEAPESTRFEEIDPDEARSVASLKDALGRIGKPLNLPKYRKRLTEVLEAQPQVSLRELVERYPIESGIVDVVAYVAVAGEGSQNVFYPETMQIDLKREVQPRYAELEKIVFIK, via the coding sequence ATGTCTTCGATTTTCGATCCCTATTTTGCCAAGAGCCCGACGCTGAAATTACTGCGTAGCCCGAGCGCTTGCTTTGTGTTGGGCTTCTTTTTTGTGAGTTTTAAGGAAAATGGTCTGACGCAAATTCCGGAAGAGGACTTGGAGGCGCTCTTGGATCGGCATTTGCAGGAGGCTCGCGCGGCAGAGCCCGATGCGATGCCGCGGGATGCGAAATACTATTTGACCCAGTGGTGCGAGGAGAGTCATCGACTCTTGCAGAAGCGTTTCGTGGAGGCGCAGAACAGCTATGTGTATCAACTCACGCAGTTTAGTGAGAAGGCGCTGGCCTGGGTGGAGGACTTGCGGCGCGGGGATCGACGTGGCTATACCACCTCGGATTCTCGTTTTACCCGTATTGTCTCGGAGTTGCGTCGCATTGAGCGCGAGACGAATGCTAACCCGGAGGCGCGACGCAAGGAGTTGTTGAAGCAGCGCGATGAGATCGATGCGGAACTGCAGCAAATCCGCGAGACGGGCAAGGTCGACACGCTGGATCCGGCAGCAGTCAAGGATGCGCTGCACGATTTGGAGACCGACATCGACGAATTTTTGAGCGACTTTCGCTCGATTGAGGAGACTTTCCGCGAGCAAGCGCGCGACATTCAGAATTTATATCTAGAGCAGCAACTCTCGAAGGGAGACCTGGTGGCCCATGTGTTGGACGCCGACGAGGCGCTGCGGAATCGAGATCAGGGCCGCAGTTACTTCGGCTTTCGTGAGTCGATTACCTCGGTCGAGAATCGCGAGGAACTGCTGGCACTGGCGAAACGCGCAGCCGAGCTGGCACAGACGCATGAGCTGGACGCGCACGTTTTCCAACAATTGCCCAAGCGTCTCTACGATGAAGTGTCGAGCGTCGCTGGAATTTACCGCCGCATCTCGGGGCAACTGCGTCGTGTGGTGGAGGAGCAGACTTCGCAACAGACGCGCTACTTAATGGAATTGCTGGCTGAGGTGCGCTCCTTGGCCAATGCCTGTGGCGATTTGCCTGCCGATGAGGCATTGCACCATTGGGAAGAGCCCGTTCGTTTTAACAATTTCATGGAAGTTGGCACTTGGGAAGCCCCGGAGTCGACGCGTTTCGAAGAGATCGATCCGGACGAGGCGAGGAGCGTGGCTTCCTTGAAGGATGCGTTGGGCCGTATTGGTAAACCGCTGAATTTGCCGAAGTATCGCAAACGCTTGACCGAGGTCTTAGAAGCGCAGCCACAGGTAAGCCTGCGCGAGTTGGTGGAGCGCTATCCGATCGAGTCGGGCATCGTGGATGTGGTCGCCTATGTCGCGGTTGCGGGCGAGGGCTCGCAGAATGTCTTTTACCCCGAAACCATGCAGATTGACTTAAAGCGCGAAGTGCAACCGCGCTATGCTGAACTTGAGAAAATCGTCTTTATAAAATGA